A stretch of the Erinaceus europaeus chromosome 1, mEriEur2.1, whole genome shotgun sequence genome encodes the following:
- the LOC107522481 gene encoding large ribosomal subunit protein eL37-like has product MTKGTSSFRKRHNKMHTLCQRCSSKAYRLQKSTCGKSGYPAKHKHRYDWSIKAKRQNTTRTSQMRHLKTVCRRLRHGFCEGMIPRSKRAAAATSSSS; this is encoded by the coding sequence ATGACGAAGGGGACATCGTCGTTCCGGAAGCGGCACAACAAGATGCACACGCTGTGCCAGCGCTGTAGCTCCAAGGCCTACCGCCTGCAGAAGTCCACCTGTGGCAAGAGCGGCTACCCTGCCAAGCACAAGCATAGGTATGACTGGAGTATCAAGGCTAAGAGACAGAATACCACCAGGACCAGTCAGATGAGGCATCTGAAGACTGTATGCCGCAGATTGAGGCATGGATTCTGTGAAGGAATGATACCCAGATCCAAGAGGGCAGCAGCTGCAACGTCCAGTTCATCTTGA